GTCGGCGTCGAGTTAAGAGAAGACTTGGTCCGGCAGACCCAGAGAAAGATCGAGGAGCTAAACCTAACGGGCTTAGTCAAGGTTATACATGGAGACCTTATGCAGGCGGACATAACAACCGCCGATGTGGTCACATTATACCTAACTACGACTGCCAATGAGAAGGTTGCTCCGAAGCTTCAGAAGGAGTTGAGACCTGGAGCCCGGGTCGTATCCTTCTGCTTCAAAATTCCGGGATGGACACCGACTAAGATCGTAGATATGGATACCAGATCTCTGTACCTATATACCATTTCAGGCAGGTGAGGAAGGACTCGAGCAAGGCTGAAAAAGGTAGACAATCTCTAGTTGCACTTTCGCCGGTCGAGGGTTCATGTTAACTTATTCCTGTTTGTTATGACGTTTAGGTTTCGAGGTTCTTGAGATTCTATCCCAAATGAATCTTCCATCCTCCTGTATTACTTTCCCGTCAACTACTATTCTACCGGGCTTCATGGTCTTTATCATGTCCCAATGTATGGCGCTCACGTTCCTACCCCGACACTCCCTGTAAGCTCTGCCTATAGCCAAATGTATTGTTCCCCCTATCTTCTCGTCGAAGAGGATGTTTCTTGTGAACCTGTTTATTCGCATGTTTGTTCCAATTCCAAATTCCCCGACTCTAGCCGCTCCAGGATCGGTCTTTATCATTGCCTCCAAGAACTCAATGTTCTTCGATGCTCTACATGAAACTATCTTTCCACTTCTGAATTCCAACTCTATGTCTTTAACCTCCTTGCCTGAATGTATAGCTGGAAGGTCGAAGTAGATCCTCCCGTCTACTGATTCTTCGATAGGGGCAGTGAAGATCTCTCCTCCTGGAAGATTATGTTTCGCTTCGTCTACGACGAAGATCCTGCCGTTGACTTTCATGGTGAGATCTGTTCCATCACCCTCCAGCTTGATCTCTCTCGAGTTATCAAGGAACCTCTTGAGAATGGTTAGTTTCTTTGCTTCCCTCTTCCAGTCCATGAGGATGGCTGAGTATACGAAATCGCAGTAATCACTGTAGGACATGTCAGCTTCCTGGGCGTAAGCGAATGTTGGATGCTGTGTGAGGCACCACCTCTTCCTCATCCTCTCTTCCTGTATCTTCTCGAGGGTTGCAGACCTGAGACTCAGCCTGCTAGGCTCAATCGCTGAGAGGCTTCTAGTGTTCGCCTCACCCCTGATCGAGATGATCACGTCTGACGCCTTTACTAGTGAGTATATGTGTTTGGGAAAGATCTTAAGATACTCATTAGGTGTGTTCTTGTAGTACGCCTCAGCTGCATCCACAGGCTGTGAGGTGATTAAACAGGATGCGCCCCTCCTCGATGCTTGTCTCAGGATCTCGACTGCAAGGTCTAGGCCTTGATCACTTATCTGGATAAGGACATTGTCACCCTTCCTGATCCTTGTTGAGTAATCTACGATTATTTTTGCATGCTTGGTGACTCTCGGATCCACAAGAG
The Candidatus Bathyarchaeota archaeon DNA segment above includes these coding regions:
- a CDS encoding class I SAM-dependent methyltransferase, with the protein product MSSLAPHVPSSEEAVRKMLELAELKRGECLYDLGSGDGRIIIMAAKEFGAKAVGVELREDLVRQTQRKIEELNLTGLVKVIHGDLMQADITTADVVTLYLTTTANEKVAPKLQKELRPGARVVSFCFKIPGWTPTKIVDMDTRSLYLYTISGR
- a CDS encoding aminopeptidase; the encoded protein is LVDPRVTKHAKIIVDYSTRIRKGDNVLIQISDQGLDLAVEILRQASRRGASCLITSQPVDAAEAYYKNTPNEYLKIFPKHIYSLVKASDVIISIRGEANTRSLSAIEPSRLSLRSATLEKIQEERMRKRWCLTQHPTFAYAQEADMSYSDYCDFVYSAILMDWKREAKKLTILKRFLDNSREIKLEGDGTDLTMKVNGRIFVVDEAKHNLPGGEIFTAPIEESVDGRIYFDLPAIHSGKEVKDIELEFRSGKIVSCRASKNIEFLEAMIKTDPGAARVGEFGIGTNMRINRFTRNILFDEKIGGTIHLAIGRAYRECRGRNVSAIHWDMIKTMKPGRIVVDGKVIQEDGRFIWDRISRTSKPKRHNKQE